ATGTTTAtggttttttttcaattttccaaatatctacaactaacaaaactaacacatatacatacaacatacaactaacccccaccccacacttaaagttgtggcatgtccccatgacacacaattaaaaagtataaggtaaaggaaacttccctgaacatctagtcggggtccgAGTCGAAGTCAGGTtccattcctcgccttcgaactAATGTGCACAttcatgcagacaacttcttctcagcctttttggggtacatcccacacttatctttcttgCTCACTACAtccttctcttttgagcccttcactttccactcaacatttgcagctggtttttctttttgtgccccctttgttacattcatctcaaaagtcacagtctcctcacccactctaagaatGCGTTTTCTTTTGTGTATATCCAATATTGCTCTacccgtcgctaagaatggtcttcctaggatgagggggacctccttgttctcctccatattcatcACTATAAAGtttacaggaaatacaaacttatccaccagaactaacacatctttcactatcccctcgggtattaaagtcATTTGGTacgccagctgcaaagatattggtaccgaccttatctctccaatctctttctctagtttcctgtaaatagatattGGCATTAAGTTatttgaggcaccagaatcacataacaATTTATCAAAATTGATAGTTCTTAATGAGCAAGGTGTAGTAAAACTCcctagatctccacacttttgtgggagtttgttttgcaatatcgcgctgcaatgctctttgagcttgaccactgaggtctcctctatcttcctcttctttgtaaggatctccttcaagaatttggcataagcaggcaTCTGTGAGAGCAtttctgtgaatggtaagttcacatgaacctgtttcagcacatccaaaaatctcccaaacggtttgtccaacttttctctatatagcttttgagggaaGGGTAAAGTAGGCATGTGCTCCCTCTCATCACGTTCCTCCCTTCTCGATGTTtctcccttcttctttttctcagctttcATCTGGCCTTTCatctttttatcaacatcattcttcatctgctccccactttctttttcaagtttcacATCATTTTGGAATGGGGTGGGAtatttcaacacttgcccactactcagagttacaacattcactttttctttaggatttctctcagtatcagcggGGAGATTTCATGGAatcctctcagataatattgttgcaagtTTCCCATCCTGTCTCTCCAGGTTTCGAAAACCAGTGcccagttctttgatagctgctccatggGCGTCCAGCCTCTTATGTGTCTTGATAATTAAAGCCTTCATTAGATCCTCTAGGCCAGGCtgaatgggctgttgaggctgaTATTGTTGCCTCTACTGATTTTGGtatgctggagctccttgtccttggggtctggggttgttttgttgccatgcattcgcagtacccccaggtgaactccataaaATATCAGGGTGCCTCTGACCCAATgcattataatttcccacagcgttgacttcctcagttgaggcttaacactcatgagtagggtgtcctctccCACATATATCACAAACTGCGTGCAACTCATTTTATATTAAGGCTAAGTTCAGCTTttgtatttctttagccataacatcaagctgtacctgcacatatgtattagcatcaacttggtgaacaccagttgatcttcttctttcagcactctcagagggccactgatcaGCATCtttagataactcatcaagaattgtaactatctcctctggtgTCTTCTTCATGaaagggcctccaactgcattgccCAATGTTCTACGTGAGTCCGGTGTCAATCCTTCCCAAAAACCccagagttgcatccagagttcaattccgctttgttgacactttctaactatctccttaaacctctcccgtGCTTCAAAAACAATTTCagtctctttctggcagaagttatagatttctcttctaatcttgcccgtcttagctgaggagaaatatttatcaaggaattttctggtcatctcctcccaagttCTAATCGATCCACTGGGTAAACTCCAAAGCCACTCCTtagcatcatctttaagtgaaaaaggggaatgcccttaagtacactgcatcttgtgacaccccattgcattgaaaggtattcataatctcttcgaagtccattagatgtgtgttgGATTTTTATTTGGTTTCCTTttgaagacacaacaattctgaagggtttgaagcaactcttgcttcaactcaaaattgtttgctgcaattggaggtggtctaacactggataatccttgattgtagaccggtctagtaTAATCGCCAAGGGGTCTCCCAGTCAAGgattgatgttgattaagtttgaGACCCCTCTTTTCTTCATAGATATTCTGTGGATAtctaatagctgcttcctcagcatcccgtaCAACTTTTTCCTGTTGTTGGGATGCCTCTCCTGCAGCCacatctacattatcatcactgtttccagccatagtttctttggttgaggattgcccaaccttttctgatgtctcggtgacatttctttccttcctcagctgtcgcaattatttttctatctctgtCTCATATGGTATCACTTCTTTcgcagaagctcgagtcatgcaccacaCTAAACCTGTcacctgcgcacagtcaaagaacaccaaacgcaaaaagagaaaaaaaagaaatttttttgaattagcactacaaactatttcaaacactattggttgccaatccccggcaacgacgccaaaatttgacgagatcGAAACACACAcgtaaattatgctcgctagtcaaatatagtatagtataatattgtatccacagggattggatttaaacattaTTCTTGtaatttctagcttgattgctatccaagatgatcaacaattgagatttctatgatttctaactataattaactaagaatctaaagctattgactaatgacaatcacaaaAAGGTAAGCaaagaagttatcaatgggagaaaataagggttgacaggataggtgcatgataattgtttgggatctaactctaggtaattcacttctaatgtttaagtgagtctctcgaattcactcaattattagttcaaacgttcagcaaaactcctctctcgattaagtcttaacctcacaagatgaaccaatttaagcacgtgaagataggcaagaatgcatagtggattggtctttaggagaacctttctcggttatcctcctaactaggtataattaatgattcaactagcctctttcggtTACAAAGAAGAATTCGTGAacacaaccaacaatataatgcaaagatatcataagttatgcctctctcgattacatgaataagtgaatatagatgcaataattaaatcatccaaaatgattcaatacataaaaataaagttataatccacaaacaatcatcaatacaccaaatccaacaaaccctaaagagaactactccatagatatagagcaattcatcacaaataaaattaaagtataggaaaacataaattcgataAAAACTCGGGTCTTTATTGAGGAAGGAAAGAGGAAATCATTGTGCTCGTATTCTTCagactcctccttagcctccttaggtcgaagaTGTGTCAAATGTCCATAAAATactgtttttccatgtatttatactaagtagggtcagCCTCAaacgaaatcaccttctcctagccgaaataggaaattAACTCTATAAAAAttacacaggcgcgccgcatggggaaACGCGCCAtgtggggcattagtggggaaatccaaagAGCTAATTCCAACATGCAGTAGAGAATTGCACAAGCGCGGTGCCCCTCGGGCTGCGACAATGGGGCTTTCTCAGAGTACGGACTAAACTTTGATTTTTGttgtccagacttggtcctcgacccccgaacacgatcccagcttaatcccttgggcttttactcagacttcaacgctaaaaatagctcgaattcattccataacatctacatagctcggaatcactcttgCAAGGCATAAACACACCATAAGTGTTAatcactatcaattaaagctcaacacaagtaaagtgccgTGAATTGGTGTGCAATAAGTGACTAGaatacgcaattatagcctaccatcagttgTTTTCTCTTAAAATACAAAAAGCTGGTTCATCTAGCTCTACTCTGGTCAAGAGCCCTGCTAGCTCTTCCAAGAAAATGAAGAGAACTACAAGaaagaagaggaagaaagctGAGGAAGGTCAGAGCAGTCCTCAAGCCAATTCCTCGACTGCTGACCTTCGTCTCTGGGATGAACCAGAAAATAGTGCCACTATCATAGTGGCAAATGATGATGAATGTAGAGTCCCGATTGATAGACATGTTCTAGGTGAGTCGATGGTTCTGAAACCAAATGACGAGGATACGTACCCGGAAGGTGGTCTTGCAATTTTGTACTCGTCACTCCAGTTACTAATCGAAGGTGTCGCCCTCTAATCTTTGAGGAGGCCAGTGCTATTCAGGTGCAAAAGGTAGAGCTAGAACTTCTGGCTCCTCCCGAACAAGAGGGTAATattgatgaccaattttgaccctcccttttttaaaattaaatttttacgCTTATCGATCATCAAAATATAAtaatgtattttaaaatttttagtatctaattttatcaaaataaataaataaataatataataagtaaaatataGTAGTAATAATAGTTATTAATTATATGccaataattataataataatctAGTCTTAAATAATTACAATCATACCACCTCTATTActttaattaatcaaataattatctatcataatttattatataagtatttaattatttttattttctaccTATTTTGATAATAGAAATTAgcttataataattaattaataatacatTTGTTAATTAcactttattatattttattggtattaaataagtttaattaatttaattataaaaggggGTTTAAGATTTAAAataggctacaattgcaatttatGGGTTTTAATTAAAGCGGCCATGAGATTAATTTCAATTTCAGCTCAATACTCAACTAATTTGGCCCAAAATACTAGCCCAAAATACCCCTGACCTGGTCAAGCCCACATTACCCTATCCCCTTTGGCAATCCACGTCATCCCTTCTCCACCAATCCCATTCCGCCATGTCACCCCTCCAAAATCCCTCACAAAATAAATACAATTAATGAGGACCGTTGATCAAATCTATCAACGACCCACATTATTCATGTTTTtacacttttttaaaaaaatcccaTCGGTCCTTATCTCTACCGTTGGATCATTGATCCAACGGCTCTTAGTCTGACCCCataattatttttccttttattttacaGGCTAAAAATCTAAGCTGTTGATCTAATTGATCCAATGGCCCAGGATCACTCTCCCGTTTGAAACTAACCAAACCCCCCAATCCTAGAGACATTCTCTTACTCACTAGC
The DNA window shown above is from Nicotiana tomentosiformis chromosome 8, ASM39032v3, whole genome shotgun sequence and carries:
- the LOC138897418 gene encoding uncharacterized protein, whose product is MKNDVDKKMKGQMKAEKKKKGETSRREERDEREHMPTLPFPQKLYREKLDKPFGRFLDVLKQVHVNLPFTEMLSQMPAYAKFLKEILTKKRKIEETSVVKLKEHCSAILQNKLPQKCGDLGSFTTPCSLRTINFDKLLCDSGASNNLMPISIYRKLEKEIGEIRSVPISLQLAYQMTLIPEGIVKDVLVLVDKFVFPVNFIVMNMEENKEVPLILGRPFLATGRAILDIHKRKRILRVGEETVTFEMNVTKGAQKEKPAANVEWKVKGSKEKDVVSKKDKCGMYPKKAEKKLSA